The following proteins come from a genomic window of Pseudomonas putida:
- the ompR gene encoding two-component system response regulator OmpR, which translates to MTGTPNTAEGDKILIVDDDPGLSSLLERFFTSKGYRARAVPNTEQMDRLLQREVFNLVVLDLMLPGEDGLSACKRLRQQNNQIPIIMLTAKGDELSRIKGLELGADDYLGKPFNPDELMARVKAVLRRQAPSVPGAPGSEDESVTFGDYELSLATRELKRGDEVHMLTTGEFAVLKALVMHAREPLTRDKLMNLARGREWDALERSIDVQISRLRRMIEPDPSKPRYIQTVWGVGYVFVPDGNAGK; encoded by the coding sequence ATGACCGGCACGCCAAACACCGCTGAAGGTGACAAGATTCTCATCGTCGACGACGATCCGGGGCTGAGCAGCCTGCTGGAACGTTTCTTCACCAGCAAGGGCTACCGTGCCCGTGCAGTGCCCAACACCGAGCAGATGGACCGCCTGCTGCAGCGCGAGGTGTTCAACCTGGTGGTGCTCGACCTGATGTTGCCAGGTGAGGACGGCCTGTCCGCGTGCAAGCGCCTGCGCCAGCAGAACAACCAGATCCCGATCATCATGCTGACCGCCAAGGGCGACGAGCTCAGCCGCATCAAGGGCCTGGAGCTGGGCGCCGACGACTACCTGGGCAAACCGTTCAACCCGGACGAACTGATGGCCCGGGTCAAGGCTGTGCTGCGCCGCCAGGCGCCGAGCGTGCCGGGAGCGCCGGGCAGCGAAGACGAGTCGGTCACCTTCGGTGACTATGAGCTGTCGCTGGCCACTCGCGAGCTCAAGCGTGGCGACGAAGTGCACATGCTTACCACTGGTGAGTTCGCTGTGCTCAAGGCCCTGGTGATGCACGCCCGCGAGCCGTTGACCCGCGACAAACTGATGAACCTGGCGCGCGGCCGCGAATGGGATGCGCTGGAGCGCTCCATCGACGTGCAGATTTCGCGCCTGCGTCGCATGATCGAGCCGGACCCGTCCAAGCCGCGTTACATCCAGACCGTCTGGGGCGTGGGCT
- a CDS encoding S1 RNA-binding domain-containing protein encodes MDSINSRIAEELGVRPQQVEAAVSLLDEGSTVPFIARYRKEVTGSLDDTQLRHLEERLRYLRELDERRASILSSIEEQGKLTPELAREIKLADTKTRLEDLYLPYKQKRRTKGQIALEAGLGELADGLFNDPTLAPESEAARFVNAEKGVADVKAALEGAKYILMERFAEDAALLDKLRSYLKQEAVLSARVVAGKEEEGAKFRDYFAHDELLRTAPSHRALAIFRGRNEGVLSVSLKVGEELPGTLHPCELMIGNHVGIENRSRPADKWLGEVVRWTWKVKLYTHLETDLFGELRDNAEGEAINVFAHNLHDLLLAAPAGPRATLGFDPGLRTGCKIAVVDATGKLLDHTTVYPHAPKNDWDRTISIMAALCAKHSVELIAIGNGTASRESDKLVAELVKKYPALKITKIMVSEAGASVYSASELAAREFPDLDVSIRGAVSIARRLQDPLAELVKIDPKSIGVGQYQHDVSQLKLARGLDAVVEDCVNAVGVDVNTASVALLTRISGLNATLAQNIVAHRDANGPFATRAALKKVSRLGEKTFEQAAGFLRVMNGDNPLDASAVHPEAYPLVQRIAADTDRDIRSLIGDSSFLKRLDPKKFTDETFGLPTVTDILQELDKPGRDPRPEFKTATFQDGVEDLKDLEPGMILEGVVTNVTNFGAFVDIGVHQDGLVHISALSEKFVKDPREAVKAGDVVKVKVMEVDIPRKRVGLSMRMSDTPGEKVEGNRGGNRGNGGNRQQQAPRQRETATAAPANNAMAALFANAKQLKKK; translated from the coding sequence ATGGACAGCATCAACAGCCGTATCGCCGAGGAACTGGGCGTACGCCCGCAGCAGGTCGAGGCGGCCGTGAGCCTGTTGGACGAAGGCTCGACCGTGCCCTTCATCGCCCGCTATCGCAAGGAAGTGACCGGTAGCCTTGACGACACTCAGTTGCGCCACCTGGAAGAGCGCCTGCGTTACCTGCGCGAACTCGACGAGCGCCGCGCCAGCATCCTTTCCAGCATCGAGGAACAGGGCAAGCTGACCCCGGAACTGGCCCGCGAGATCAAGCTGGCCGACACCAAGACCCGCCTCGAAGACCTGTACCTGCCGTACAAGCAGAAGCGCCGCACCAAGGGCCAGATCGCCCTGGAAGCCGGCCTTGGCGAACTGGCCGATGGCCTGTTCAACGACCCGACCCTGGCCCCGGAAAGCGAAGCCGCACGCTTCGTCAACGCCGAAAAGGGCGTGGCCGACGTCAAGGCCGCGCTGGAAGGCGCCAAGTACATCCTGATGGAGCGCTTTGCCGAAGACGCCGCCCTGCTCGACAAGCTGCGCAGCTACCTCAAGCAGGAGGCCGTGCTCAGCGCCCGCGTCGTGGCTGGCAAGGAAGAAGAAGGTGCCAAGTTCCGCGACTACTTCGCTCATGACGAGCTGCTGCGTACTGCGCCGTCGCACCGTGCCCTGGCGATCTTCCGCGGGCGCAACGAAGGCGTGTTGAGCGTCTCGCTGAAGGTAGGCGAAGAACTGCCCGGCACCCTGCACCCGTGCGAGCTGATGATCGGCAACCACGTCGGTATCGAAAACCGCAGCCGACCGGCCGACAAGTGGCTGGGTGAAGTGGTGCGCTGGACCTGGAAGGTCAAGCTGTACACCCACCTGGAAACCGATCTGTTCGGCGAGCTGCGCGACAATGCCGAAGGCGAGGCGATCAACGTGTTCGCCCACAACCTGCACGACCTGTTGCTGGCCGCACCGGCCGGCCCGCGCGCCACCCTGGGCTTCGACCCGGGCCTGCGCACCGGCTGCAAGATCGCCGTGGTCGACGCAACCGGCAAGCTGCTGGACCACACCACGGTCTACCCGCACGCGCCGAAGAACGACTGGGACCGCACCATTTCCATCATGGCCGCACTGTGCGCCAAACACTCGGTGGAACTGATCGCCATCGGCAACGGCACCGCCAGCCGCGAAAGCGACAAGCTGGTGGCCGAGCTGGTCAAGAAATATCCAGCCCTGAAAATCACCAAGATCATGGTCTCCGAAGCCGGTGCTTCGGTGTACTCGGCATCGGAACTGGCCGCCCGCGAGTTCCCGGACCTGGACGTGTCGATACGCGGCGCCGTGTCGATCGCCCGTCGCCTGCAGGATCCGCTGGCCGAACTGGTGAAGATCGACCCGAAATCCATTGGTGTCGGCCAGTACCAGCACGACGTCTCCCAGCTGAAACTGGCACGTGGCCTGGACGCGGTAGTCGAGGACTGTGTGAACGCCGTGGGCGTGGACGTGAACACCGCTTCGGTGGCGCTGCTGACACGCATCTCCGGCCTCAATGCCACGCTGGCACAGAACATCGTCGCCCACCGCGATGCCAATGGTCCGTTTGCCACCCGTGCAGCGCTGAAAAAGGTCAGCCGCCTGGGTGAGAAAACCTTCGAGCAGGCCGCCGGCTTCCTGCGCGTGATGAACGGCGACAACCCGCTGGACGCCTCTGCGGTGCACCCTGAGGCTTACCCGCTGGTGCAGCGCATTGCCGCCGATACCGACCGCGACATCCGCTCGCTGATTGGTGACAGCAGCTTCCTCAAGCGCCTGGACCCGAAAAAGTTCACCGACGAGACCTTCGGCCTGCCAACCGTCACCGACATTCTGCAAGAGCTGGACAAGCCCGGCCGCGACCCACGTCCGGAATTCAAGACCGCCACCTTCCAGGACGGCGTCGAAGACCTCAAGGACCTGGAACCGGGCATGATCCTCGAAGGCGTGGTGACCAACGTTACCAACTTCGGTGCCTTCGTCGACATCGGTGTGCACCAGGACGGCCTGGTGCATATCTCGGCGCTGTCGGAGAAGTTCGTCAAAGACCCGCGTGAAGCGGTCAAGGCCGGCGATGTGGTCAAGGTGAAGGTCATGGAAGTGGACATCCCGCGCAAGCGCGTCGGCCTGTCCATGCGCATGAGCGACACCCCGGGCGAGAAGGTCGAAGGCAACCGCGGTGGCAACCGTGGCAATGGCGGCAATCGCCAGCAGCAGGCACCGCGTCAGCGCGAAACCGCCACTGCCGCCCCGGCCAACAACGCCATGGCAGCCCTGTTCGCCAACGCAAAGCAGTTGAAGAAGAAGTAA